The window GGGGCGAGGGCGCCAACTTCGTCATCCGGCGGGACTTCACCGCCACCCTGGAGGACTACTCCCCCGCGCTCGCGCTGACGCTCTTCCGCCGGCTGCTCGAACAGGAGCGCGGCGCCTACTGGACCTTCCTGGTGCACACCGGGGAGCGGGTCCTGGTCGGTGCCTCCCCCGAGGTGCACGTCCGCCAGAGCGGCGGCACGGTCGTGATGAACCCGATCTCCGGCACCTACCGCTATCCGGCGGGCGGCTCCGACATCGACTCGCTGCTCGCCTTCCTCCGCGACCCCAAGGAGCTGGAGGAGCTGACCATGGTGGTCGACGAGGAACTCAAGATGATGTGCACCGTCGGCGACCTCGGCGGCCAGGTGCTCGGCCCCCGGCTCAAGGAGATGTCCCACCTCGCGCACACCGAGTACGAGCTGCGCGGGCGCACCTCGCTGGACGTCCGCGAGGTGCTGAAGGAGACCATGTTCGCCGCCACCGTCACCGGCAGCCCGGTCCAGAACGCCACCCGGGTGATCAGCCGGTACGAGCGCGGCGGGCGCGGCTACTACGCCGGCGCGCTCGCCCTGATCGGCCGCTCGGCCAGCGGGGGCCAGCAGATGGACTCCCCGATCTGCATCCGCACCGCCGACATCGACCCGGCCACCGGCCGGCTGGTCGTCCGGGTCGGCGCGACCCTGGTCCGCCACTCCGACCCGGACTCCGAGGTCGCCGAGACCCACGCCAAGGCCGCCGGGGTGCTCACCGCGATCGGCGCCCGCCCGGCCCCCGCCCGGCTCCCCAACCCGTCCGGCCCGCGGCTCGCCGAGGACCACCGGGTCCAGGCCGCGCTGGACGCCCGGCGGGCCGACCTCGCGCCGTTCTGGCTCCGGATGCAGGAGCCGGCCCCGGTCACCCGGAGCGAGGAGACCCTGGTGGTGGACGGCGAGGACACCTTCACCTCGATGCTCGCCCACCTGCTGACCTCGCTCGGCCACCGGGTCACCGTGGCGCGCTTCGACGAAGCCGGCCTGCGCGAGCGGGTCGCCGCCCACCCCGGCCCGCTGGTGCTCGGCCCCGGCCCGGGCGACCCGGCCGCCGCCGACGACCCCAAGATGGGCGTCCTGCGCCCGATCGTCGCCGACGCGCTGGCCGCCGTCCGCTCCGGTGCCCGCACCGCGCCCCTGCTCGCCGTCTGCCTGAGCCACCAGCTGCTCGCGGAGCGGCTCGGACTGCCGCTGGCCCGCAAGGCCGTGCCCCACCAGGGCGCGCAGGAGACGGTCGAACTCTTCGGCGCCCGGCACACGGTGGGCTTCTACAACACCTTCACCGCGCGCTGCTCGGACCAGGACGCCGCCCGGCTCGCCGCCGAGGGCGTCGAGGTCTCCCGGGACCGGCTGACCGGCGACGTCCACGCGCTGCGCGGCGCCGGGTTCGCCGGACTGCAGTTCCACCCGGAGTCGGTGCTCACCCGGGACGGCGTCGGGATCGTCGCCGGGCTGCTGCGGTCGGCCGCCGCCGTCCACGGCTGAGACCCCGGGCGGGGTGCGCGCGTTCGTCCGGCGCGCCCCCGCCCCGGCCCCGGGGCGTCAGGCCTCGTCGTCCAGGCCCTGCTGGATCGCGTACCGGACCAGCTCGACCCGGTTGTGCAACTGGAGCTTGCCGAGGGTGTTCTGGACGTGGTTCTGCACCGTGCGGTGGGAGAGCACCAGCCGGTCGGCGATCTGCCGGTACGACAGGCCCTTCGCGACCAGCCGCAGCACCTCGGTCTCCCGGGCCGTCAGCTGCGGCGCGGCGGGGGCCGTCGGGGCGGCCGGCTCGGCGGCCAGCCGGCGGAACTCGCCGAGCACCAGCCCGGCCAGGCCCGGGGTGAAGACCGCGTCGCCGACGGCGGTGCGGCGCACCGCTTCCAGCAGCTCGTCACGGCCGGCCGACTTCACCAGGTAGCCGGTCGCCCCGGACTTCACCGCCTCCAGCACGTCCGCGTGCTCACCGCTGGCGGAGAGCACCAGGACGCGCACCGAGGGATCCTGGGCGACCACCTGGCGGCAGGCCTCGGCGCCGGACAGGCCGGGCAGGTTGAGGTCCAGCACCACCACCTGCGGGGCGCAGGCACGGGCCCGGCGGACGGCCTCCTCGCCGTCCCCGGCGGTGGCCACCACGTCCAGCCCCGCCTCGGCGAGGTCGCGCGACACGGCGTCGCGCCACATCGGGTGGTCGTCCACGACCATCACCCGCACCGGCGGCCGGTCGGTCATCGGCTGGTCAGCCATCGGAACCCCTCCTCGGGACGCGCAGTTCGACCTCGACGCCCTCCCCGGGCACCGAGTACAGCTCGGCCGTACCGCCGAGGTCCAGCAGTCGGCCGCGGATCGACTGGGAGACGCCCAGCCGGCCGGCCTGCTCCGCCTCACCGAGCCGCCCCGCCGCGAAGCCCGGACCGTCGTCGCGGACGCTGACCGTGACGGCCTCCGGCTCGTCCTCCAGCAGGATCCAGGCGTGCGCCCCGGGCCCGGCGTGCCGGCGGACGTTGTCGACCGCGGCGCCCACGGCCGCCGCCAGCTCGCCGGCCGCCGGGCCGGGCAGCAGCACCGGGGTGCCGGGGGCGGAGAGGGTGATCCGCTCGTCCGTGTAGGGGCCGAGCAGGGTGCGCAGGTCCTGCGGCTCCAGCGGCGCGCGCTGCGCGGGCAGCGGTCCGCCGCTCATCAGGGCCCGCAGCGCGCGCTCCTGCTCGCCGGCCAGCCGGCCGAGTTCGGCGAAGTCCGCGCCCCGGCCGGGGCCCTGCTCGCCGCCCCGGCGCTGGACCAGGGCGAGCACCTGGAGCACCCCGTCGTGGATGTCCCGGGAGAGCCGCTCGCGCTCCCGGTTCGCGGCCTCGACCTGGAGCGCCCGGGTCAGCGTCGCCTCGCTGGCGCGGGCCAGTTCGATCACGTAGCCGATCGCGCAGCCGGCCACCATCAGCAGCACGATGTTGTGGATGTTGTCGCCGGTCGGACCGCCGTGGCCGAGGATGTTCGCCACCCCGATCACCGATCCGGCCGCCGCCGCCCAGCGCCAGCCGCCCCGGCCCGCGAAACCCAGGACGGTGCCGGCCGCCCAGATGGTGGGCAGCGTGGGCGCGCCGTGGGCGATCCGGGCCGGGTCGTCGGTCATCCCGCTCATCACGATGCCGGTGACGACCAGGGTGAGGTCGGTGCCGAGCACGTACCAGGTGCAGCGCAGCGGCCCGGCGAAGGCGCGGGTGCTGGCGAGCGTCCAGAGCGTCAGCGCGCCGAGGTAGATCCAGCCGGCGACGGGGTGCAGGAACTCCAGGTACGAGTCGAGGTAGCGCAGCACCGCGTAGCAGAGCGCCAGCACCCGGAAGAACGAGATGGCCCGCCAGAGCGGCAGTTCGACGGACATGCCGCCGGCCGCCACCGCCGCGCCGACCGCTCCGGGTCTGTTCCCGTCCGACATCTCCGTGCCCCTCCCCCTGCGGGCGGATCCGGCCTCCCGGCCTAGGCCGACCCGCTCTCCTTCTGCTCCTGCTCGGCGGCCTTCTGCGCCTTCTCCGCCTCCGCCTTCTCGGCCTTGGCGGCGGCCTGCTCGGCCTTCTGGACGGCCTTGCGCTCGGCGTCGGCACGCTTCTTGTCGTCGGCGATCTGCCGCTTGGCGGCGGTCGCGTAGACGTCCACGTACTCCTGGCCGGAGAGCCGCATGATCTCGTACATCACCTCGTCCGTCACCGAACGGAGGATGAAGCGGTCGTTCTCCATGCCGTGGTAGCGGGAGAAGTCCAGCGGTCGGCCGATCCGGATGCCCGGACGGATGCCGAAGTTGGGGACGACCTGGCCGGGCGGCTGCACCTTCTCGGTGTCGATCATCGCGACCGGGATCACCGGCGCGCCGGTGGCCAGCGCGACGCGGGCCAGGCCGCCGACCTTGCCGCGGTACAGCTTGCCGTCGGGCGAACGGGTGCCCTCCGGGTAGACGCCGAACAGCTCGCCGCGGTCCAGCACGGCGATCGCGCTGCGGATCGCCGCCTCGCCCGCGCCGCGCACGCCGGAGCGGTCCACCGGCAGCTGGCCGACGCCCTTGAAGAAGGCGGCCGTCAGCTTGCCCTTCAGGCCCGGCGTGTTGAAGTACTCCGCCTTGGCGATGAAGGTCACCCGACGCCTGATCAGCGCGGGGAAGAAGAAGGAGTCCGAGAAGGAGAGGTGGTTGCTCGCGATGATCGCGGCACCCTCGGCGGGGATGTTCTCCTCACCCTCGATCCACGGCCGGAAGAAGATCCGTAGCAGTGGCGCGACGATCATCTTCATCAGTCGGTAGAACAACGCCGGGCCTCCTGTTATGCGGACCGGTCGATCCTAATGCCCCGCGGCCACCGCCCGCGCCCCGCCCCGCCCCGCCGGGGTGTCCGGCAGGGGTGTACGACGCGTGCGGGCGCGTGGGACGATGCGGTTCTCCGCAGCCCGCCGTCCCGCCCTCCCCCGTCCCAACGCGCCGCCGCCCGCGAAGGAGCCCGTCATGCCGCTGCTGCCCGGTGCCGAACCGTACCGCCACCGGGGCGGGCCGGTGGGCGTACTGCTCTGCCACGGGTTCACCGGCTCGCCGCAGTCGCTGCGCCCGTGGGCCGAGGAGCTGGCGGCGGCCGGGTACACCGTCTCGCTGCCGCTGCTGCCCGGCCACGGCAGCCGCTGGCAGGACATGCAGGTGACCCGCTGGGAGGACTGGTACGCGGAGGTCGAGCGGGAGTTGCTGGCGCTGGCCGCCGAG of the Kitasatospora sp. NBC_01246 genome contains:
- a CDS encoding anthranilate synthase family protein codes for the protein MNLAADLLARLTGPDAPAFALLHRRAPRLAPDTVEVLLGTVDSYERLADLPVRAGVPADGPVHDLLALVPFRQIRERGFEAVDDATPLQALSVTEQYALPLAELLPALPRRPVALTGGAFDIDDQEYAGIVRRVIADEIGRGEGANFVIRRDFTATLEDYSPALALTLFRRLLEQERGAYWTFLVHTGERVLVGASPEVHVRQSGGTVVMNPISGTYRYPAGGSDIDSLLAFLRDPKELEELTMVVDEELKMMCTVGDLGGQVLGPRLKEMSHLAHTEYELRGRTSLDVREVLKETMFAATVTGSPVQNATRVISRYERGGRGYYAGALALIGRSASGGQQMDSPICIRTADIDPATGRLVVRVGATLVRHSDPDSEVAETHAKAAGVLTAIGARPAPARLPNPSGPRLAEDHRVQAALDARRADLAPFWLRMQEPAPVTRSEETLVVDGEDTFTSMLAHLLTSLGHRVTVARFDEAGLRERVAAHPGPLVLGPGPGDPAAADDPKMGVLRPIVADALAAVRSGARTAPLLAVCLSHQLLAERLGLPLARKAVPHQGAQETVELFGARHTVGFYNTFTARCSDQDAARLAAEGVEVSRDRLTGDVHALRGAGFAGLQFHPESVLTRDGVGIVAGLLRSAAAVHG
- a CDS encoding response regulator gives rise to the protein MADQPMTDRPPVRVMVVDDHPMWRDAVSRDLAEAGLDVVATAGDGEEAVRRARACAPQVVVLDLNLPGLSGAEACRQVVAQDPSVRVLVLSASGEHADVLEAVKSGATGYLVKSAGRDELLEAVRRTAVGDAVFTPGLAGLVLGEFRRLAAEPAAPTAPAAPQLTARETEVLRLVAKGLSYRQIADRLVLSHRTVQNHVQNTLGKLQLHNRVELVRYAIQQGLDDEA
- the macS gene encoding MacS family sensor histidine kinase, which translates into the protein MSDGNRPGAVGAAVAAGGMSVELPLWRAISFFRVLALCYAVLRYLDSYLEFLHPVAGWIYLGALTLWTLASTRAFAGPLRCTWYVLGTDLTLVVTGIVMSGMTDDPARIAHGAPTLPTIWAAGTVLGFAGRGGWRWAAAAGSVIGVANILGHGGPTGDNIHNIVLLMVAGCAIGYVIELARASEATLTRALQVEAANRERERLSRDIHDGVLQVLALVQRRGGEQGPGRGADFAELGRLAGEQERALRALMSGGPLPAQRAPLEPQDLRTLLGPYTDERITLSAPGTPVLLPGPAAGELAAAVGAAVDNVRRHAGPGAHAWILLEDEPEAVTVSVRDDGPGFAAGRLGEAEQAGRLGVSQSIRGRLLDLGGTAELYSVPGEGVEVELRVPRRGSDG
- a CDS encoding lysophospholipid acyltransferase family protein, translating into MFYRLMKMIVAPLLRIFFRPWIEGEENIPAEGAAIIASNHLSFSDSFFFPALIRRRVTFIAKAEYFNTPGLKGKLTAAFFKGVGQLPVDRSGVRGAGEAAIRSAIAVLDRGELFGVYPEGTRSPDGKLYRGKVGGLARVALATGAPVIPVAMIDTEKVQPPGQVVPNFGIRPGIRIGRPLDFSRYHGMENDRFILRSVTDEVMYEIMRLSGQEYVDVYATAAKRQIADDKKRADAERKAVQKAEQAAAKAEKAEAEKAQKAAEQEQKESGSA